In the bacterium (Candidatus Blackallbacteria) CG13_big_fil_rev_8_21_14_2_50_49_14 genome, one interval contains:
- the add gene encoding adenosine deaminase, with the protein MPKQLPTRDILLQLPKTDLHVHLDGSMRIETMLELAAKQGVELPASDAESLRKLVQVAEDCQSLEEYLRAFDITLSVLQEFDALRRTAFELAEDAAQENVKYIEVRFCPLLHTQKGLSMPQIVKAVLQGLADAERQYDIITGVIICGIRHISPESSLDLAGLTISFKNRGVVAFDLAGAEYDNPAKDHKEAFELILNENINCTVHAGEAFGPKSISQAIHYCGAHRIGHGTRLIEDRDMLNYVNDHRIPLEICLTSNLQTKAIDKLEHHPLKKYYDLGLRVTINTDNRLISNTTVTDELYLASQIFDLDLHDIANILINGFKSAFLPHNKKTRMLRSVMAELDEILGVHRSKYGY; encoded by the coding sequence ATGCCGAAACAATTGCCTACGCGGGATATTCTCCTGCAACTTCCCAAAACCGATCTCCATGTTCACCTCGATGGCTCAATGCGGATTGAAACCATGCTCGAGCTGGCTGCAAAACAGGGGGTTGAACTGCCTGCCTCTGATGCTGAGAGTCTGCGCAAACTCGTACAGGTGGCAGAAGACTGCCAAAGCCTTGAGGAATACCTGCGCGCCTTTGATATCACCCTCTCCGTGCTGCAGGAATTTGATGCCCTGCGCCGTACCGCCTTTGAATTGGCCGAAGACGCAGCCCAGGAAAATGTCAAATATATAGAAGTGCGTTTCTGCCCGCTGTTGCATACCCAGAAAGGGCTTTCTATGCCCCAGATCGTTAAAGCCGTTTTACAAGGCCTGGCCGATGCCGAACGCCAGTACGATATCATTACCGGCGTGATTATCTGCGGTATTCGCCATATCAGCCCTGAAAGTTCACTCGATCTGGCGGGTTTGACGATCAGCTTCAAGAACCGTGGCGTTGTCGCCTTTGACCTGGCCGGGGCTGAATACGACAATCCCGCCAAGGACCACAAAGAAGCCTTTGAACTGATTCTGAATGAGAATATCAACTGCACGGTGCATGCTGGTGAAGCCTTTGGCCCCAAAAGTATTTCCCAGGCGATTCACTACTGTGGTGCGCACCGGATTGGCCATGGCACCCGCCTGATCGAAGACCGCGATATGCTGAACTATGTCAATGATCACCGCATTCCGCTGGAAATTTGCCTGACCTCGAATCTGCAGACCAAGGCGATTGATAAGCTTGAGCACCACCCCCTGAAAAAATACTATGATTTGGGCTTGCGCGTGACGATCAATACGGATAATCGCCTGATCTCCAATACCACCGTGACCGATGAGCTCTATCTGGCTTCACAGATCTTTGATCTGGATCTTCACGATATCGCCAATATCTTGATCAATGGGTTTAAGAGTGCGTTTTTGCCCCACAATAAAAAGACCCGCATGTTGCGTTCGGTGATGGCCGAATTGGATGAAATCCTGGGCGTTCATCGCAGCAAATACGGATATTAA
- the rplK gene encoding 50S ribosomal protein L11 gives MAPPPAKKGKGKGKEAVAVIKLQINAGKANPAPPIGPALGQHGVNIMEFCKAYNDRTKDQVGMIIPVEISVFDDRSFTFVTKTPPASALIKKALKIESGSSNPQKTIVGSLTSDQVKEIAQAKMPDLNARDIEAAIKMIEGSARSMGVAVK, from the coding sequence ATGGCACCACCACCAGCTAAAAAAGGAAAAGGCAAAGGCAAAGAAGCCGTTGCCGTCATCAAGCTGCAGATTAATGCAGGTAAAGCCAACCCCGCTCCGCCGATCGGGCCCGCGCTCGGTCAGCATGGCGTGAACATCATGGAATTCTGTAAAGCCTATAATGATCGTACAAAAGATCAAGTGGGTATGATTATTCCTGTTGAGATCAGCGTCTTTGACGACCGCTCTTTTACCTTTGTTACGAAAACCCCCCCCGCCTCTGCACTGATCAAGAAAGCACTCAAGATCGAAAGTGGCTCTTCCAATCCCCAGAAAACCATTGTGGGTTCTTTAACCTCTGACCAGGTCAAAGAAATCGCTCAGGCCAAAATGCCTGACCTCAATGCTCGGGACATCGAAGCTGCCATCAAGATGATTGAGGGTTCTGCTCGGAGCATGGGTGTGGCAGTCAAATAA